The Vanacampus margaritifer isolate UIUO_Vmar chromosome 16, RoL_Vmar_1.0, whole genome shotgun sequence genome includes the window ATTTAGTGTTATGTTTTGATTCAGGAAATCCGGTGGAAGACAGAATCATCACCGCTGATGAAGAACCCAGCATGGACGTCATCCTAAACGAAGTTGGCAGGCAGCACAGAAACCATCACACATTCTCACACACGCATTCACATTATAATTAATTAGTAAGCAAAATTGCATATTACATAAGCTTcacgttatatatatatttttttaaatatacaaaagtTTCATTCATTCTGTTTCACTAATAACATTTGTACTGGGAGAACAATAGTCCATCAGGCAAAACCactttatttcttttatttaaaggttacaaataaaataaaataaaaaggaaaaggaaaaaaaagtgttggacAATCTTATTGAAGGGAgcaaggaaataaataaatgccaccGAGTCCCACAAGGTCGCTTGTAAACGTGCCACGCAAGCTACATTCACTGTCCTTCACATACATCTGATATACTGACCACAACATGATGAccacatgcattattattgtgtttttagCATTACACATTTTGGTTATGTCGTTGGATACAAATGATTATGGATACAAATGATTACAAACATCTTTTTGAAGAAGTATTGTACTGGATTTTAATTTCCCGTGTAAATAGTCTTAATGTTGTGGCTAGTCAGtgtcagtgtttacatttttatatcagACGAAAccaatgtttgaaaaaaaaaaaaagcacaaaattgcaaaaaataaaataaaaatagcacaaaGATGGACATAAAGTggtggattttttccccccttttggACATTGGAATCATTTGGCGTAATGCCAGGAAAGCAACCTGAAAAAATAGAGAACCAAACGACAATCgatgtaacaacaacaaaaagaaaaaagaagcctAAAAGCAATTCAGGTGTCGATTCGCTCACTCCATAAggtagcaaaaacaaacaagaacaacTGATCCATCAGTAACATTATTAGTCTATCAGCTCACAGTTcaaaactcacacgcacacaactgGACTTGTTCGCTTGCAGCAAACAATACTTAAAAACACAACTAAAAGGTCAAAGTCTTTAATGAAAGTGAAGATGCCCAAACAGATGTGTTCAGAGTCAGCAAACCACCGGAGTGTTTGGGTACCACGATAAAACCACTACAGTGACGAagcacaatgtgtgtgtgtgtgttgaagatTTGGATGACTTTTCATTACGGGTGTTGCCTAATAATACATCTTTTACAGTGAGTGTGTTCATGCTCACTCTGAATACACCTAACGAGCGatacagcagaagaagaaacgTTCCAGTAGTTGGAGgggggtgggaaaaaaaggggggggggggaaatggtcACTTCTTCCACACGGTGTAGAAAACCCAGCTGACGTGCACAATTAAGGAAAGTGCACACAACACTTATtacaaccactttttttttttttacattcaagtTAACTGTTCCCTAAACAgtcatatataatatacatttcaattttGGGATCATAGCTTGGagtacatttattattttttaatgtaggcaatgaaaaacatttttttttgggcagcaTCAATGACTTGATGATTTTCTGTATTTGTGTTGCACTTTGGTTCACAGTATCATAATTATAGTGCATAAATCTAATGAAACCAACACTCTTGTCCATTGATGTTGTGAAAGGATACAGTTCCATGTAGGAGGGCACGCAGACCACTTTTTTGGAAAAGTCCACCGGACAGGAGAGTCTTCCCAGCTGCTCCTCATACAGACTCAGAGCCTCGGTCAGATTTGCACTGTTGCCCTGACGACGAACAGATACGGGACGTCACATCATGGCAATGACtgcactttcttcttcttttttttttttttttttacccgtgcCATCTCAAAGACAATAATgacttttttacaaaaaatgtggCTTGTTATGGATGTGACACTCACAAATGTGTATTGGTTTAAACATAtagatcacccccccccccagacacacacacacacacttataaaAAGGTGAAATGATAGGCAAAGAAAGAATAAATCTGTATTTGTCAGTGATGTTATCTAGGAAAAGCAAAGCACTTACTAAACATctcatcaaattaatttgagctCCACTGAAACTTCTAGGGCCATATTTGAAAAGGTAGGTATCACTGTATTAGCATTATTAGCAAATATAGTACACAAACATAGACTATCAATAAGTCTTGATCCACTTGAAGAACTCTCATCCAGATAACGTTAACATTTTGAGAAGAGTGCCCACGAGCATTTTGGCTTCCGCTTATTCCAATCTTGGTTACGCAAAGATGGAAAAAACACTCATTGCAAATACTTTACAAAGATAGCTTTCCTTTTAACGGCGGATTCAACCATCATTTTAAGGCTAATTAAAGTATTTACTGTGGAAAACTCTAATTGTGTCACTTTTTAAGGCCCCGCGCCTGATCGATTGCTCGATTTATCCAAGCATTTGGTTCAgcagaacatatttataaaaatcatttcataataaaaaGTGATTCTTCATAATAGGGTAGACAAATCGAACAACGCGATGCTCACCTGGGTGAAATACTTCCCCTTCGGATGCAGGATTTTTATCGACAGATCCAAAATGAGACGAAGGAAATCCCATGTGGAGTCTGCAACAATAACATCACTTTTCACGTTGGATGAAGGGTAAAAATGGATTTGGGATGAAAACTGGCAAACCTTCTTCTGGTTCCGTGGATATTGGGACTGCGGTGAGATCGTTAATGATGTAGTCGAACGTTTTCCCCTCCAGGACGTACTTCTTGAGCACCGGCACACAGTCCTCCACTAGAATCTGttgacacaaacaaatattgacactactattaactcattcgctgccattgaccgcTATAAacaagcgattaattacgattaaaaactttaatcggcTGACACCCCGGAATTtgtatcttttctttctttatttatttactgcaataaacgtcaaaaaatcattttaactatttccatttaacaagagtatgaaaacctagatttttttctattgtacatttagaaccgatagaaaatttgtgattaatcgtgagttaacttgtgaagttgtgcgattaattacaattaaaaaaaaaaatcaccacttgcccctaatttttaaaaaaaatttttttaaatgaatttatggcagtgaatgagttaagatcagacgtcaaaaataaacacaaggaCGATGACGGCATTTGttcaatgccattttttttgggtCCAGTACTTGAACAGCCTTTCAACACTCACTTGGTAACAGTCTCCCTTCAGGTTGTCCAGCACGTTGCCACACGTCTTCCTCATATACTTTTTGCACCCGTCAATCACCTTCTGATCAATGTACTCAAGCTTGTcaaggaacaaaaacaaatgccaaAGAGTCCAAACATAATAACAAACATGAATGATGATGTCGTGGTGAGTCAGTGAGCGTTTCAAACTCATTTGATTGGACGAACAGTTGAGGATATTTCCACCATGGTGACCATCTTTGGCTTTTGTTTGACAGTCTGAGCCAGGATGCCTCCGTCGCCTCCTCCTAAAATCAGCACCTCCTTGCCGGCGTAGTCCTCCTTTCCGCTGCCCATGATTGCTTCCGTGTAGGGCAGGTCGCTCTCTGCCAGGTCTGCACGgtcaagtcattatttaaacagCGCGTGTGCACGTGCACGCCATTTGATTCAGTCGTGGGACCATCTGACTAAACACACTTACTGACATCTTCATTGAGGACCAGCATGTTCCCAAACTGCTGCGAGTGcaaaattttgatattttggtATACCGAGTCTTCGTCGTACAACACGCGATCTATGTCGTATTCGGTCAGCCTTCCGTCGGTGGTGGGCCAGTATCGGTCCACTTTGGCTCCGCGGACGAGAGGCGGGAGCCTATTAAGCGGCAACACGGAATCGTCACGTGTGCGGCACACGGACTCGAGGTGAGGCAGCAAATTGGAGTCAAGGGCCTCACCTTTTAACACGAGTTATCTTTCCGTTCAAGAGAACCTTTAGTTTCTTCTCCAGTGTATTTAAAAGCTGAAGGAAGAGAAATTGAAAGTGAATGAGGCCTTTTTTTGCTGAATAATGAAAATAAGGTGACCTATAATTGgtacaatatatttgtttaaGGCACCTACATTGTCTAGTTGAGCAATGTTATCTCCTTCATAACACTGCAGGTCAATAGTGAGCAAGCCGTGGGCGTGCACCCGCAGAATAACAAGCCTGTGGAGTAAAGGTGTGAACATATATGgaaatcaataataaaaatgacatttgtttaGCTATATTTATACTACACACTCATAAAGATCAATACGGTTAGTcaacttttacattttagtaGATAAACGGTTACTatgtttttctgaaatattcACCTGCCGTTCTTTCCGACAAAGGTGGCGAGGTACCCGCGCCCGTCTGTGTCGTGTACGGTCTCTGTCATTTCCTGCTCGTGGAATATGGACAGCAGGCCCGGGACTGTTGATGCAGAGTCAACTGGGAGCAAGAAAAGAGAGTACAGGGTTGAAAAATACgagtgaaaacaaaataaagaagaaTCAAATACAACTCAAAGTGTTTTCCTAATAGCTGGAGCTGAGAGAAGACCCTGAACTCCCCGAGATCctgccatgtttttataaaaagcATGAACACATTagctttttttgctcttttgttgCAAAGGTGACAAATACATGTTGCCCAGCGGCAACCTACTTTATGGCCAAATAAGTGAGAAATGCCAGTCCATCCAGTTTGAGTCACAtacttaacaaaacaaaaaaaggttcaaCAATGAAGAAgacgagaagaagaaaaaaacatttagagcaTGTACATCGGTCATTTCTCGTGATATTGTGTCAATAGGTTAAAATATAAAGAGGCAATTGATTATGCTGTTAAGAGATATCACATCTCAAGGGGTTATAAAAAGGTCATAAATACAGACACACGTGCTAATTTGGGTCAATTCAATCATTGTATTACAAACGTAACTCCGTTAAACGTCAAATCTATAAACAGAGACGcactgtttttttcctccatatCAAAATTAACAATGACCAATTTAAACTCACTTCCGGTGCCGCTACGCCATTTTACACATGGCCACAAGATGACGCTGCTATCGCCACCAATGACAGAATGACAAAATATTCCATGGATAGCATTTAACaaacgtgacaaaaaaaatgacgcaTAAATTCAGAATGCGACTTTTAAAGTCTTCGGCCATGCATTCCCATTCAATACTGAGCGTTTGCAACCTAATTGTCACGTCCACGTGCATTTTGTCGATGGCGTTTCATTCAAAATCGATATAACATTATGAAGGGCAGTGACATAGTAGCAAGTTTACGTTTACTGgaagctagccagctagcttagCATGCAGCCCACCGCCAACACAGTGCGGTGGCCGGGACATTCTTACCTGCCGTCGAGAGGCTGAAGTCGAGAGTATAGTGTCGCAGTGCCATGTTTGGAGGCAGCCGTTATCCATTCCTGGCGCTGGCAGGCGCGGTGTGTGTGCGTTTAAAGCCGGAAAGGAGGAGAGGGGAGGGCCCTGCTCTGCAACATCGGCCGGATGAACGCAGCCGAGTGCAGCTTCAATGCGCCGAGAGCAAAGAGTGGTGGCATTATGCAAGATAGTTCTCCTACTCCCCGAGGCGGTCGCTCCTCCTTGTAATTAGAACATTCGACGCTTCATGGGGTCATATTTAGTTCACGATTCCAATTACCGTATACAGTACCTAGagatatataaatgaataaata containing:
- the sms gene encoding spermine synthase, coding for MALRHYTLDFSLSTAVDSASTVPGLLSIFHEQEMTETVHDTDGRGYLATFVGKNGRLVILRVHAHGLLTIDLQCYEGDNIAQLDNLLNTLEKKLKVLLNGKITRVKRLPPLVRGAKVDRYWPTTDGRLTEYDIDRVLYDEDSVYQNIKILHSQQFGNMLVLNEDVNLAESDLPYTEAIMGSGKEDYAGKEVLILGGGDGGILAQTVKQKPKMVTMVEIDQKVIDGCKKYMRKTCGNVLDNLKGDCYQILVEDCVPVLKKYVLEGKTFDYIINDLTAVPISTEPEEDSTWDFLRLILDLSIKILHPKGKYFTQGNSANLTEALSLYEEQLGRLSCPVDFSKKVVCVPSYMELWVFYTVWKK